One stretch of Hemibagrus wyckioides isolate EC202008001 linkage group LG01, SWU_Hwy_1.0, whole genome shotgun sequence DNA includes these proteins:
- the cavin4b gene encoding caveolae-associated protein 4b has protein sequence MAEKLGLVAATDEPNALNILSLLERVAGIIDNVQACQQRMEERQLELENNVKTIQEDVVKLTKEHTTTSGTVEKLLEKTRKVSCHIKDVRVRIEKQNIRVKKVEETQAELLNKNKFRVVIYQGDTEVPAVPGPKDTPKGAAGGDASADPAAPETLIPDSDEEYMVVEEADSTAAKLKKTGLKRIESLKNTFSRENMTKTKENLGSKVNKLGERIVTAERREKIRMSGEQLKRSGERFKETITKNVPAKLNLKKERTVAEGQEGAEGTTEGIVPIPPPKGRKSNPEAAYTESTQKQEGGEVGKAEESKVPTFDMKELS, from the exons ATGGCGGAAAAACTGGGACTTGTGGCTGCTACAGATGAGCCCAATGCCTtgaatattctctctctcctggaACGTGTGGCTGGTATCATTGACAATGTGCAGGCATGCCAGCAGCGCATGGAAGAGAGACAGTTGGAGTTGGAGAACAATGTGAAAACTATCCAAGAAGATGTAGTAAAATTGACCAAGGAGCACACCACTACCAGTGGTACTGTGGAAAAGCTACTGGAGAAAACACGAAAAGTTAGCTGCCACATTAAGGATGTGCGGGTCCGTATAGAAAAGCAAAATATACGTGTCAAGAAGGTAGAGGAAACACAGGCTGAGCTgctaaacaaaaacaagttcCGTGTGGTAATATACCAG GGTGATACTGAGGTCCCAGCTGTACCAGGCCCAAAGGACACCCCAAAAGGAGCAGCAGGGGGTGATGCATCTGCTGATCCAGCTGCACCTGAGACCTTAATTCCTGACTCAGATGAAGAATACATGGTTGTTGAAGAGGCTGACTCCACAGCAGCCAAGTTGAAGAAGACTGGCCTGAAGCGTATTGAGAGTCTGAAGAATACATTTTCCCGTGAGAACATGACCAAGACCAAGGAGAATCTCGGAAGCAAGGTTAATAAGCTGGGTGAGCGCATTGTGACAGCTGAGCGCCGTGAGAAGATTCGGATGTCAGGTGAACAACTGAAACGATCTGGAGAGCGCTTCAAAGAAACCATAACCAAAAATGTCCCAGCAAAGCTGAACCTGAAGAAGGAGAGAACTGTGGCTGAGGGTCAGGAGGGGGCCGAGGGTACCACAGAGGGCATAGTACCTATTCCACCACCTAAGGGGCGTAAATCCAATCCAGAAGCAGCTTACACAGAGTCCACACAAAAGCAGGAAGGAGGAGAAGTGGGCAAAGCAGAAGAGTCGAAAGTGCCAACATTTGACATGAAAGAGCTTTCATAA